A region from the Aegilops tauschii subsp. strangulata cultivar AL8/78 chromosome 5, Aet v6.0, whole genome shotgun sequence genome encodes:
- the LOC109758696 gene encoding uncharacterized protein, with protein MAAAMEVDAGGEKPSEKELFLAAESGDASVFASLAPADLAAALSLRNEDGRSLVHVAAASARPEAVAALVAAGGDAVASAVNGKDEEGWAPIHSVASSGNAEILDILLGHGANVDLTTDAGRTALHYAASKGRLNIAETLIAHRANVNKKDKFGCTPLHRAASTGNAELCEYLLEEGADIDAVDKLGQSPLMHAVICEDRGVALLLIRHGADVDIEDKEGYTVLGRASDSFRPALIDAAKAMLEG; from the exons ATGGCCGCGGCAATGGAGGTCGACGCCGGCGGAGAGAAGCCGTCGGAGAAGGAGCTCTTCCTCGCCGCGGAGTCCGGGGACGCCAGCGTCTTCGCCTCCCTCGCCCCCGCCGACCTCGCCGCCGCTCTCTCCCTCCGCAACGAGGACGGCCGCTCCCTCGTCcacgtcgccgccgcctccgcccgccCCGAG GCCGTCGCCGCGCTTGTGGCTGCGGGGGGCGACGCCGTGGCGAGCGCCGTGAACGGGAAGGACGAGGAAGGGTGGGCGCCGATTCACTCGGTGGCCAGCAGCGGCAACGCCGAGATCCTCGACATCCTGCTCGGTCACG GTGCAAATGTTGATTTGACTACTGATGCTGGCCGAACTGCTCTTCACTATGCTGCTAGTAAAGGGAGGCTTAACATTGCTGAAACGCTGATAGCTCATCGTGCAAATGTCAACAAGAAAGATAAG TTTGGCTGCACACCCCTGCATAGAGCTGCAAGTACTGGAAATGCTGAGCTGTGTGAATACCTGCTTGAAGAAGGCGCAGATATTGATGCAGTTGACAAGCTAGGACAATCACCTCTAATGCATGCCGTCATATGCGAGGACAGAGGG GTTGCCCTTCTGCTGATCAGACATGGTGCCGATGTTGACATTGAAGACAAGGAGGGCTACACTGTCCTTGGCCGAGCCTCTGATAGCTTCAGGCCTGCACTGATTGATGCGGCCAAGGCAATGCTCGAAGGCTGA
- the LOC109758697 gene encoding uncharacterized protein — translation MASPGHTASRVPDSFLPGPRSHVPPLLFLRPRSGRPPSHPTTTFLLCPRPARSILKKQETAARTSRCSTSSEEEARVMERRRAAWAAVLVAVAACAALPAKTTANKIKVNWLPNTNYSGWEQEHGPFYKGDWLVFYYTAGQADVVEVNESGYNRCDASNAIYNYSKGRSFAFELNETKTYYFICSFGYCPGGMRLAIKSQKLPPPSPPPSAQHHRSAALAGPRAGVALYAAVAVLAALLRAV, via the exons ATGGCGTCTCCCGGGCACACCGCCTCCAGAGTTCCAGACTCCTTCCTGCCTGGACCCCGCTCCCACGTGCCCCCTCTCCTCTTTTTAAGACCGCGGTCAGGCCGGCCACCGTCCCATCCCACCACCACCTTCCTCCTCTGCCCCCGCCCAGCTCGTTCCATTTTGAAGAAGCAAGAAACAGCAGCGCGCACATCTCGCTGCTCGACGTCGTCGGAGGAAGAGGCGAGGGTGATGGAGCGGCGGAGGGCTGCATGGGCCGCGGTGCTGGTGGCGGTGGCCGCGTGCGCGGCGCTGCCGGCGAAGACGACGGCGAACAAGATCAAAGTCAACTGGTTGCCCAACACCAACTACTCCGGCTGGGAGCAGGAGCACGGGCCCTTCTACAAGGGCGACTGGCTCG TGTTCTACTACACGGCGGGGCAGGCGGACGTGGTGGAGGTGAACGAGTCCGGGTACAACCGGTGCGACGCCAGCAACGCCATCTACAACTACAGCAAGGGCCGCAGCTTCGCCTTCGAGCTCAACGAGACCAAGACCTACTACTTCATCTGCAGCTTCGGCTACTGCCCCGGCGGGATGCGCCTGGCCATCAAGTCCCAGaagctgccgccgccgtcgccgccgccctccgcgcaGCACCACCGCTCCGCCGCGCTCGCCGGCCCGCGCGCCGGGGTCGCCCTctacgccgccgtcgccgtcctcGCCGCGCTCCTCAGGGCGGTCTAG